In the genome of Massilibacillus massiliensis, one region contains:
- a CDS encoding F0F1 ATP synthase subunit delta, with product MLTTQLAMKYARALYEVALEENQLKEFGQQLADATDVVYGQADLTDFINHPRIKPEAKKEVVAKLFEGKLAKVVYNFFMLLIDKRRESLLKQILHAYTALANAAQNIVEAEVTVARKLSVEQESQLTKKLSETTGKTVVIKTKIDQSILGGVVVKIGDKLIDGSVVRRMQVLKAQLLTN from the coding sequence ATGCTAACCACACAGCTAGCGATGAAATATGCAAGAGCACTTTATGAAGTGGCTCTTGAAGAAAATCAATTAAAAGAATTTGGTCAGCAATTGGCAGATGCAACAGATGTGGTTTATGGTCAAGCAGATTTAACTGACTTTATCAATCATCCTCGTATTAAGCCTGAGGCGAAAAAAGAGGTTGTTGCCAAATTATTTGAAGGTAAGCTAGCGAAAGTTGTTTACAATTTTTTTATGTTGTTAATAGATAAACGTCGCGAAAGTTTATTAAAACAAATTTTACATGCGTATACAGCCTTAGCAAATGCTGCACAAAATATTGTGGAAGCGGAAGTGACGGTTGCACGTAAATTATCTGTGGAACAAGAATCACAATTAACGAAAAAATTAAGTGAAACGACTGGTAAAACGGTTGTTATCAAAACGAAGATAGATCAAAGCATTTTAGGCGGTGTTGTTGTTAAAATTGGCGATAAGCTGATTGATGGCAGTGTAGTGCGCAGAATGCAAGTGTTAAAAGCACAATTGTTGACAAACTGA
- the atpA gene encoding F0F1 ATP synthase subunit alpha, with the protein MKMNPEEITAIIKDQIKNYQVDLNVDDIGTVIEVGDGIARIHGLEKAMAGELLEFGNGVYGLVLNLEQDNVGGVILGGETLVKEGDTVRRTGRIMQIPVGEAMVGRVVNALGQPIDGKGPIETTEVRPIENAAPGIADRKSVHQPLQTGIKAIDALVPIGRGQRELIIGDRGTGKTAIAIDTILNQKGQDCICVYVAIGQKASTVARVVKTLEDNGAMEYTIIVAATASDSAPLQYLAPYAGVTLAEHFMYKGGHALCVYDDLSKHAAAYRAMSLLLRRPPGREAYPGDVFFLHSRLLERAAKLSDKLGAGSITALPIIETLAGDVSGYIPTNVISITDGQIMLESEMFYSGIRPAINVGLSVSRVGGSAQIKAMKQVSGRMRLDLAQYRELAAFAQFGSDLDKATKAQLDRGARMVETLKQAQYSPLIVEEQVMVIYTAVNGYLEDVPVKEVVNFQTSFLKFMRANHPEVGKAIIENKKLDDQTEDALKKAIVEFKDTFSYEKEA; encoded by the coding sequence ATGAAAATGAATCCAGAAGAAATAACAGCCATCATTAAAGATCAGATTAAAAATTATCAGGTCGATCTTAATGTTGATGATATTGGTACTGTTATCGAAGTTGGTGATGGTATTGCTCGTATCCATGGTTTGGAAAAAGCTATGGCAGGGGAATTACTTGAATTTGGTAATGGTGTATATGGTCTTGTTCTTAATCTTGAACAAGACAACGTCGGCGGGGTTATCCTCGGCGGTGAAACTTTAGTAAAAGAAGGCGATACAGTTCGCAGAACTGGTCGCATCATGCAAATACCTGTTGGTGAAGCAATGGTAGGTCGTGTAGTCAATGCGCTTGGACAACCTATTGATGGAAAAGGTCCAATCGAAACGACTGAAGTAAGACCAATTGAAAATGCAGCACCTGGGATTGCAGATAGAAAATCGGTTCATCAACCACTGCAAACTGGTATTAAGGCAATTGATGCGCTTGTACCAATCGGTCGTGGCCAACGTGAACTTATCATTGGTGACCGTGGTACCGGTAAAACTGCGATTGCAATTGATACAATTTTGAATCAAAAAGGGCAAGACTGTATCTGCGTATATGTAGCAATTGGACAAAAAGCTTCTACGGTTGCTCGTGTAGTAAAAACTTTAGAAGACAATGGCGCTATGGAATATACAATCATTGTTGCAGCTACTGCATCTGATAGCGCGCCATTACAGTACTTAGCACCTTATGCTGGTGTAACTTTAGCGGAACATTTCATGTATAAAGGCGGTCATGCGCTTTGTGTGTATGATGATTTATCTAAACATGCTGCTGCATATCGTGCAATGAGCTTGCTTCTTAGAAGACCACCAGGACGTGAAGCATATCCAGGGGATGTATTCTTCTTGCATTCTCGTTTACTTGAAAGAGCGGCTAAACTTTCTGATAAATTAGGCGCAGGTTCGATTACTGCACTTCCTATTATTGAAACTTTGGCTGGTGACGTTTCTGGTTATATTCCAACAAACGTTATTTCCATAACCGATGGTCAGATCATGCTGGAAAGTGAAATGTTCTACTCCGGTATACGCCCAGCGATTAACGTTGGTTTATCCGTATCCCGTGTTGGTGGATCTGCACAGATTAAGGCAATGAAACAAGTTTCAGGCCGTATGCGTCTTGACCTTGCACAATATCGTGAATTGGCAGCGTTTGCGCAATTTGGTTCCGACCTTGACAAAGCGACAAAAGCACAGCTTGATCGTGGTGCGAGAATGGTTGAAACTTTGAAACAAGCGCAATATTCTCCATTGATCGTTGAAGAACAAGTTATGGTCATCTACACAGCCGTAAACGGTTATTTAGAAGATGTTCCTGTAAAAGAAGTTGTTAACTTCCAAACTTCTTTCTTGAAATTCATGCGTGCAAACCATCCTGAAGTTGGTAAAGCAATCATTGAAAATAAAAAGCTTGATGATCAAACTGAAGATGCTTTAAAGAAAGCAATTGTTGAGTTTAAAGATACATTTTCCTATGAAAAAGAAGCGTAA